gaatcctccagctggttaggcgtcgcgttctgagcattcaagagtcattgtggatcgccggtgaacgaagtctgtgaaggtttggaagtctaccttgaagacttatgagagtgattgggcgaggactgggtgtccttagctcaaggggaataaggtgaagacacggtcttctgagttgaatctcagcctccctaaccagacgtacagttgtcacaacaactggaactggtcgaACAAATTCCTGTCTTCAccaagcgactggttctatcgtctccctctctttatttacagtttgtcttcgtgaagtcattgcctgcttgcattacCTGTTTAACTTCACTGTGTGTCTTCTATTGCtatttggcttcatactatcttccatcccgatctttactacctagctgctattagtcttcgtgctttcacttctttgaatacttgactatggcttgcttggTGTAGTCtgccttccgctgcatatcaataggctcatttctattgtttgtctttgaaactctcatgttttgaatactttcataaaaatcgcctattcaccccctctagtcgataactagcactttcagaagtaggtcggcggagctgcgaggggcctacgagggtgggggcgcgcccagggggcaggcgcgcctccctgcctcgtggcctcctcgcttctttcttgacgtccactccaagtcccctggatcacgtttgttccggaaataactcccccgaaggtttcattctgtttggattccgtttgatattccttttctgcgaaacactgaaataggcaaaaaaacaacaatttgcactgggcctttggttagtaggttagtcccaaaaataatataaaagtgtataataaagcccattaaacatccaaaacagataatataatagcatggaacaataaaaaattatagatacgttggagacgtatcagtctcccacaagcttgggggaggctttgcaagttacttaatgctttgcctgatcatcctcttaagaaaaatgaaatacttgatatcttctataatggactaactgatgcttctagggacttcctagatagttgtgctgattgtgttttcagggaacgaactgttggacaagctgaagaattattgaataacatattgaaaaatcatgatgattggactcttcctgaaccaccgcttaaacccactccaaagaagaggggtatattatatcttagtcctgaagatatgcaagtggcaaagaaatctatgaaggaaaaaggtattaaagctgaggatgttaaaaatattacctcctattgaagaaatacatgggcttaatgcaccaccacttcctaaggtggtagaggtaaattctttaatgaaattcaatgataatgataatcctcacaatatgcaccctagccaatgcctttatgtttggaaactacattagaaagcaagatcacttcaatacaaatgttatgaaacaactgaaatacaattctgatatgattgctcgcttgagtgacttgttatttagaatctcaaatgatgttagaggtgttggaaaacatgcttctatggtacaaacccagtcagaacaagttgctaaatctcaaagagagttgcttgatgaaatgaataataatatacatgactttgttgttagagttacaactagaggaggtaaaatgactcaggaaccactttatcctgagggacacccaaaaagaattgaacaagattcacaaagaaacaacaccactgcacctagtccttctaaaaagaagaagaaaaagaaaaatgataggattttgcatgcttctagtgaacctgaagtagaaaaacctcctgataatggtaatgatgtttctatttctgatgctgaaactcaatctggtaatgaacattcacctagtgataatgaaaaagataatgctgatgttcatgaagatactcaacctaacaatgaaaaagaaccagataatgatgttgaaatagaaccaccagttgatcttgataacccacaacccaagaatacacgatatgataaaagagacttcattgctagaaaacacggtaaagaaagagaaccgtgagttcaaaaacccatgccttttccacctaagtcaactaaaaggaaagatgatgaagaatttgaacgctttgctgaaatgctgaggccagtctttttgcatactcgcttgactgatatcttgaaaatgcctccttatgcaaagtacatgaaagacatcattaCCAATAAGAGAAACGGAAAACGGAGAGAACTGGGAGACCCGAGCgaatgcaagttttgaaaacatgcagatgaaatgcacatgatgccatggcaaagtgcaacacgcaagcaaatgacatggcaacgacggcgaataaccGGAAGACATCTGGCGCATCAGTCTCGGGGCATTACAGTGGGGGACGCGGGCTGCTGccggggcgcgggtggcggcggggcgccgcgAGAGGTGCCGGCGGCGAAGGCGTGGTGCTGCACACGCTTCTTCACCCCTTCATCTGACGCTCCTCCAACCGCAAGTACGCCACAAACTTGGGGAAGGAGGGCTCCGACATCAAGGTGAGGTTGGAGGCGGCGTTGCCGAAGTCCTCGTTGAGGCCGGCGGTGAGCATGCCGAGGAGGAGGTCGTCATCAACCTTGGCGTCGATGTCACGGAGTTCATCCGCCAACGTCTTCAGGCGGTGGCAGTAGTCATCGATAGACTATTCATCCTGATGACAGTCAAAAAAATTCCTGCTGCAGAAAAACGTGGCGCTGAAGCTTGTTGTTGGTGAAGAGGCCGTTGAGCTTGACCCACACGGCGCTGGCGTCATCACCATCGCTCACAACCGTGTGAAACATGTCCTTGGAGATGGTGTTGAAGAACCACCGGATGAGCGTGGGTCGATCGCGGTCCATTCGGAGTCGCCCACCATGGCGCGGGAGTTGACGGTGCCGTCAACATGATCCATGAGATTGTTCTCGCGGAAGAGCAGTGAAAAGTACATCTTCCACGCGAAGTACGTGGAGTCGGTGGCATCGAGGACGTCGGGGACACGTTCGTGGATGTTGATGTCGCGGATGTCAGCGGGGTCCGGCCCGACGAAGGGGTTGGAGTAGGTGGAGGCGTTGGACGACATGGCGGCAGCGCAGGAggagcggcgcggcggaggaggggAGTCGCgacgcggggaggagggagcggcggcggcggctagggtaggcGGCGGAAGCATTTAGGAGAGGATCGGGACGGTATCTAATACCATGTAGAATTGATTGTGTGCATCGATGATTCTCATTGATCATGCACTACGCACATATATAGGTACAAGGGTTGTGAAATCTCAACCGTACAGCTATACAGGGAAAGGATAAGGAGATATCGCTAAGCTAGAAAGTAAATATttcctccgtctaggtgtgtaagtcatcttacgttgtgcacCGCAACCAAGGTGGAGAGaaaaacgagaaaacttaatgtctttttgctaattaataacattgcatgcaatgaactaaccactgcatgtcatgtttgatagtctcaagtcataGAAAGCATGCACGgtccacatctcttattggttgatatgtcacaaaacaagaaacgaagagggagttaatgtaccgtgcctaagtgttttgggattatttggttttcgtaaggtgacttacacatcTAAACGTAGGGAGTATAAAAGATTCTAGCTGCCAACCGCTAAGCTAGAAAgtaaatactccctctgttcctaaatatttgtctttttagagacttcaaatggactaccacatacggatgtatgtagacatattttaaagtatagattcacttattttgttccgtatgtagtcatttgttgaaatatGTAGAAAGACAAACATTTAGGAACGGAAGAAGTACAAGAGATTCTAGCCGCTAGATATACATGCAAGGACAGCCGTGCTCAACAGATGTAATTAAAAGGGGACGTTTGTAAAAAACACTTGTTGGAAAACCGCCGCGGCGCCGAGCCGAACCTTCTTCTTGGACCCAGCAGGCCtccacgccccctcccccctcttcTCCCCTCTAGGCTGTCTGCGCGCCAGCGCCACCACCGCACCATGcgcttcctcgccgccgccgccgccgccgccgcgctcaaACCCTAAACCCTCCACCGAAACCAATGGCGTCCCTCCTCTGCTCCCCCGCCTCAAAATCGCTCTCCGTCACCACCTCCACACTCTTCCTCTCCTCGCTCGCGTCGCTCACCCCCGCCCACACCCACCCCctctccgcctccgccgccacccCGCCCGTCCCGGCCTCCGTGCCACCCACCGGCCTCATCCCCAACTCCCGCTTCCTCGTCGACGCCTTCCGCCACGCCGGCGACTTCTCCGTCGCCTACTTCCTCTCCCACTTCCACTCCGACCACTACGCCGGCCTCGGGCCCTCCTGGCGCCGTGGCCTCGTTTTCTGCACCGCTCCCACCGCCCGCCTCCTCGCCTCCGTGCTCTCTGTGCCGCCGGAGCTCATCGTCTCCATTGACATTGACGTCCGCATCACCGTTGATGGCTGGAGCGTTGTTGCCGTCGATGCCAACCACTGTCCTGGGGCCGTCCAGTTCCTCTTCACCTCCCCTGGACCAAACCCGGAGAGGTATGTGCACACCGGCGACTTCCGATACACGCACTCCATGAGAAGCAACCCTAATCTGCTGGAATTCGTCGGTGCTGATGCGTTATTCCTGGACACCACATACTGTAACCCCAAATTTACATTTCCTTCTCAAGAGGAGTCACTGGAGTATGTTGTCAACACGATAAAGCAGGTGAAGGAGGAGAGTGGGGCGGCTGGAGAGCGCGTCTTGTGTTTGATCGCTACTTATGTTGTGGGCAAAGAGAGGATTCTGCTGGAGGTTGCAAGGCGCTGCCGGTGCATGATTCATGTGGATAGTAGGAAGATGGAGATTTTGACAGTATTGGGGtttggtggggagaagggagTTTTTACTGAAGACGCTTCAGCAACAGATGTGCATGTCATAGGGTGGAATATTTTGGGGGAGACATGGCCCTATTTTCGGCCGAATTTTGTGAAAATGAAGGAGATCATGGTGGAGAGAGGGTACACCAAGGCAGTTGGGTTTGTACCAACCGGATGGATGTACGAGACCAAGAAGGAAGGGTTCGCAGTTAGAGTGAAGGATTCACTCAAGATACATCTTGTACCTTATAGTGAGCACTCGAGCTATGATGAGCTGCGGGACTATGTGAAGTTCTTGCACCCAAAACGGGTAATTCCCACTGTGGGAGTAGATGGTGGGAAGCTTGATGGTAAGGAGGCAATTGCTTTACAGAAACATTTTGTTGGATTGGTGGATGAGACAGCAAACAAACACGAGTTCCTGATGGCATTCAATCGAAGATCGGCACATGCTTCTCTTAGCCATGAGGATGTGTTGGCTAAATGCTGTAGAGAACAAGATGGGGAGGAGTTTGCTTTACCAGAAAACAATTCTGTTTCTGAACTACCAGACAATTCGGAGATTAAGATTACAGAAGGAATGAAGAAAGAACTGTCAGATTTCCTACCCTCATGGGTCAACCAGGACCAGATTCAGGGCCTGTTGATGAGCTCAGGTGGTGATGTTGTTCAATCAGCATCTGCCTTCTTTGAGCGGGAAAGAGATTTCTTTGAAGAAGCAAATGTTTCTAATAATGAAAAGCCTAAGTCAGTGGAAATTCGTACTTCTGATCATGGATCTTCTGCTGACACAAGTAGTCAGCAGGAAGTTCCTTCGTTTTCACAGAAGCCCATGGAGCATTCTGCCAAGCTGGTAAACTTGACTCCTGTGAGAATGAACTCGAATCAAACTAAGAAGGAAAGAAAGAGGGGTTCTAGTACTGTAAACAAGtcaaaaaagaaaggaaaatcAACTGCCTCAACAGAAGCTGGTGGACGCAAGCAACCCACAATCACAAACTATTTTGGTAGAGCACCGGCAGCTGCTTCTAAAAGTGAGTCAGCCAATAAAGTAACAGTTGATCCACATCAAAACAATGGGGAGAATAACAACCAGTCAATGGACATTGTGGAATCACACAAGCAGGGAGTAGACCAGCTTCTTCAGATTGTAGATGGCAGCATGTCCAGAGAATCTGCAATTTCCTTGCTTGAGAAGACAAAAGGAGATGTGAATGTAGCAGTTGACATGTTTTACAGTAAAATCCAAAACAATAATGTACCTGACAGTGACAAGAGTATTGTGCCGCAGAATACACAAAATGAGATGATAGATAAATATGATAACACAAACATGGTCCACAACTCTTCTCAGGCTACTCCAAAGATGCAAAACTTGTATGTACAAACTTCTGTAGCACAAGCAGATTCGATGAATATATCATTGCCAGTTGAAAAGTATCTGCCGATTGAGCATGGTTAGCTACTAGCCGCTGAGAGTTTTTATCACCTTGCTTTGTAGTGAGTCATGCCATGTATGTCCACTTCTGCAGCTTGCTGGACAGCAGGACACCCTGCGCCATACTTGCATTTAGCTCGCACTTTTGATCTTGTAGAAAGAGAAAAAGGGAAGATCAAAACTACTGCCATGCTTTGCAACATGTTCAGGAGGTTTTCCAATGTTTATCACTTTATAGTTTACCTATCCATGTTGCTGTTGATCATCCACTGAAATGTTCACCATTTTAATTTCTTATTACCTTTCAATGCAGTTTGCTTGCCTTATCACCTGATGATGTGCTACCTGCTGTTTATCTATGTACTAACAAAATTTCTCCAGACCATGAAAATATGGTAACTACAGTAATTACCGTACTTCGCACTTTCCCCATATCTACTGTTGGTTGCTTCCTTTTAACATCTCAGTTGAAACATTGGAAATTTATACCGAACAAACTCTATATGAATAAAGATAAGTTGATTGTCAAACTTAAGTTATGGAGTATCGACAAATCTTTTTCTTGTCAAATGCTTTCTTTCAAACCCCTCATTTACTGTTTAAATATACATTTTTATCCTATTCTAGCATGAGTAAAATACACTAGAGGTCATAAAAGTATTCCAAGTGTGTCAAGTAGGTCCTAAAAGTTTGAAATCGTTCACCGTGGGTCCTAAATGTGTGTAAGTCGTTCACCGCGGGTCCTAAAAGTATTCCAAGTGTGTCAAATAGGTCCTAAAAGTCGCGGGTAAAATACACATATAGGACCCACGGTGAACGATTTCAAACTTTTAGGACCTACTTGACACACTTAGAATACTTTTAGGATCTCCAGTGTATTTTACTCTTCTAGCATTGTACTTTAGTCTTCCCTTCCAtgttcaattttttttttgaaatgctTTCATTATGCCTAGTCAATTTTCATGACACACCAACACACTAACTCCATTCCTGTTAATGAAGCTAGGAACTAAACATTGGCGGCAGTCTAGTTATATCTGCTATGGAGGAGTCGCTAGGAACGAGCAAATCTAAAATACACGAGATGTACAAAACTTACGGTGATCTTGGTAAGGCTAAAAGTTAAAAGTAGCAATATTATTGTTTCATATTATTAGTTTGGAGGAAATGGCCTACCGCATGGTCTCATGGCTGTGTCGTTGCGTATCAATCCATTTGACTGGCTTTTGAGAAGCTCCAACATCAGTCTGTAGCTTCATGCACGAGTTATTATTCGTTACTCCCTTTGCTTGGAAATGTAAGGTGTATTTTGTTTGGTTAATACAAGACAGTGACCAACAACTACAGAGTACTCTATTAATATTTGGTTTATGTGATACAAAATCACAATCATAATACTTCTGAATACAAATCTATTGGCACTGAATTTATGCCATGTAATATTACATATCAATTGATTTTGTTGTTGGTCAATCTCTTGTCTTAACCGACAAAATATTCCTTATATTTCCGGACGAAGAGAGTAACTACTTTTGGGATGATATTAACTCCTATTATTTGTTATCTATGTTACGCCATTTGTTCTATGGATATAAGCTATTTAATGTTCCAAATACAGTTTTCTTTATTACAGTATATTGTATCAACAGCAGTTGTTGTGTAATTTGTAGGTGATGTTGCCCAAGAATGCCGTCAGAATCAAACACTACTTGCTCCTCCTCGTCCACTCTCAGTTCGGGATGTATATTCTACACTACGAAAGCTAAGGTCTTATTTACAAAAAAAGATATCTTCGTTTGATGTTCATTTTACCTTTATATATCTATTTTACCATAATGATTGGTCAATCGTCCACCTTTCTTTCTACTCAATATTACATGCTACAACAGTTCTTCCCTGAGTATTTTTCGTTCTTGCAACACATACAATTCTTTCCTGGCTGACTAACGACTTGGGTGCCACCTCATCATCTAGGCGCAAGTTGTAGTCATAATGGATAAGGTAGGTCAAGTCAACATTCAAGTTAGTAACTCGAGAGTTGAGTCTCACTTTGTTAAACTAAGATGTTTGGCTTCTTTCATAACCAAGACTTAGGCTTCTATCCAGTCTGTCACCTGCTCAACCAAAGTTGATAAGTATTCCAGTAACTTGCATGAACCAGCCCCGACTCCCTAATCAGTAATCACTGAGTGAATAGGCTGTTGCAGTGCTATAGAGTGGTTTGGGTCTAGCTACTGTGATGGGACTTGCAGCCATTCTAACCATAATGGTATTATCTTGCAAAGAAAAATATTATATGGTAGATGAAATTTTATTTGCTTGAGAATTCTGAAAAAAAGAACATGTCAAAGTGGTAATTATTCTTGGTTTAAAGGCCATATAGGTCTAGATTTTAGAGCCACTAGGATACTCATATCTGCTACCGTATCTCAAAGCTGTTGACTATTGTTTGCGTTCTTCAGTATTGTGGAACAACGATACAGAGTAAAATTATTCACCTGCATCTCTAATCAGTGGCGGAGTCAGGAAAAACCAGGAGCCGGGGTGGGCTGCAAGCTAACTAGAAAGACAGAACAGAAAATAATACAGAGTAAAACTGTCCACCTGCATCTCTAGTCAGTGGTGGAGCCAGGAAAAACTAGGAGCCGGGGCGTGCTGCAAGCTAACTAGAAAGACAGAAAATCGTAACCGGATATTTGGATACATTATGCAACTATAAGTCAAACAACCAGTACTGTATTTTCCATACATATAATTTCAATAAAACCTGAAATTAAATATGACAACTAATAGTTGAATAAACAATAGTACTTACGAATAAAATACTAGGTATCCAAATGCCCGATGAAGCACCAAAAAATAAGACCCACCAAACTAAAAAGTAAGAACTAGCAATTCATAGTGGAGGTGTAAAAACTTATTCACAATAATTTTCGTTACGAAGAAAGTTCTCTGACACCGGCAATAGTAAAGCTAATTCAAGATGAACAACATTAGGGTCTTGTTCTCATGCCGGTGTCAGAGTTCCGGCTGCACAACATTTGCATTCACAATACTTGCTCTAGGAACCAAAAATCTCCTCATATCAATCTTTTTAATAACATAAGATTGAAATTCGGTGATTTAGAATGATTGAACTAACTAACAATGGTTAGGCTAGAGGAGTCGAGAAGAAGTAATACTGACGTGGAGTGAGATTGATTTTTCTTTAATGAACCTTCTCAAAACGTTGGAATCCCCAATTTTCTATATCCGTGCAAATTACAAAGACATATTAAAATCCCCAAATTCAAGGCATGAATTATGATTCCACAaatttgtgtgtgtgtgcgcgcgcgcgtccACTATATAAAATCTCCAAATCCAGTTAACCTGAACTTACCTCACCTAATCAGTCGTCGGCACGAATGGCTCATGGCTGGAAGGAGGCGCTGTCAGGTGTCAACTGTCGTCTTTCCTGCTAGGAGGAGCTGCGCCAACGCTGACAAATCATCGGCAGCGTTCTTCGTCTGCAACTATCGAACCGTGGCGGCCAGTCAAACTGCTCGAGGGAGGAGGCGTGAGCAGGCTGCGTTAATTTGTGCGGGCATATTGTAATTTTTTTTAGGGAATGCGGGCGTATTGTTTTGTAACCAGTCCTCCTACCTCCTCCCTCGACCAGCCATGAGCCTAGGGGAAACCGTATAGGTTAATTAGATGGGCTTAGATGACCAAGATGGCCCAAGAATAATTTGCCCGGGCAAACGATGGTAGCTTTAGCTAATAATTACATGATGTTACAGCTATGATTGAAGGAACAGCTCGCAGGTGAGCCCGGGCAGCTGTCCCGGCTCGCCGGGTATTGCCTCCACCACTGTCTCTAATAGAATCCAGGAATCTTTCCATACATACACAATATCTTAATTACCCACGGGTTGCTATACATAGATGGCTAAGGTTAAACCTGAGCTACTTTTAATCCGGATTATAATTCCTTTTTTATGGTTAGTACCATATCTGTCGTCTGTTTACAATACAATTTTTGATGATTATACTATCAAGTATCAACCCTATCAATTATTAACATGACGTGCATGTCATATCGCATGAGAACCGTCTTGTCAAAGTTCCATAGGCACTTTGTATCCTAGCAACTGATGGTAAATAACCGGCCACTGTAGATTGCATTATTTTCTGTTCAGTTTTGGTCTCACACTTCGTTTTTTTTATGTAGTAATAAGCAAATAGTTAAATCTTTGAATATTCTGGCTTTATTTCATGCAATAATCTCACTGTTTTCTTTTAAGATAAATAGATAATAAAATTTAATAATAATCATACTTCGCATGATATCATTTATTGCTACAGGGAAATGATAATCTGTTTAATTTCGTCAGTTTTTATTTTCATTTTAGTGCAATATCAGGTGGTGGGAGTGCTGGGAGGAGAAAAATTCTTGTGTTGCATCTTATTCGGTCTTGCAGAGAAATGGAAATGAAATTTCTTGTTAGAACGCTGGTGAGGCATCCTTCCTTTATGCTTGTAAATTTTCTATTTTGCGCCTGAGGCTGTATTGCATAGAATAACTGCAGATTATACTTCGGTTTTGTGGTTTTGGTCTTCTGTGCTTACTTACCTTCTAATTCATCCTTCTCACACGATGGACAGCTTCCATCCATTCCCACACTTGTTAAATCCTAGTATACAAATGCTATATTAGCAAAAGAAAGCCTCAGTTTCAGTATCTAATTCATTATGTATTTGTTCTCATTATCTTTGTTCATGCTTCCAAGTCTTTGTGAACCTATCTGAATTAGTATGGCAATAACTAATCAATCTTGGATTTTCCTATGTCTACCCTCCTCCCTTTCGTGTGTGTGGGTGTGTTTTACCAACAGGTCCGTAACTTGCGTATTGGCGCTATGATGAAGACAATCTTACCCGCTCTTGCACATGCCGTTGTTCTTCATGAAAAATGTTCAACAGGTCCTGTGGTATCCTTGGAGGGTGTAAAATCACAATTGCAGGTTTGTTTAACTAAGTCGAGCCTGTTCTTTTGTTCTGCAAATGATTTTGTTTGAGGGTTTGAGCTTTGCTCATATGGGGTGAGGTTGTAAAATCACAATTGCAGGTTTGTTTAACTAAGCCGAGCCTGTTCTTTTGTTCTGCAAATGATTTTGTTTGAGGGTTTGAGCTTTGCTCATATGGGGCATGGCTTGTCTCCAGGCCTATACTAGGGGGCAGGTGATTTTGAGGCCCCAGATTTGACTTGTGCTCTTGTTAGTACTACTTTTTTTTAATGTTAGATGTGACTGTCGCTTGCTAATATTCAGCACACAACCGTAGAACCATTACTCCAATCTCATACTTTCCTTCGACATTAGCTTGGTTATGGTAATATAAACTTCTTAGTCTCATACTAGGTACTTGAAAAGAGAACATAGCTACGCCACCAAGCATCTAACCATATACTATAATGCTCTAGATCATCACGTTTCTCAGGTCTCTATAGGAACCTTCCGGCAATTCTAGACATGTACTTGGAGGACACACACGCGTAGGTATGTGTgcttgtggtggtggtggagatgtgtgtgcatgcatgtgtctcCTTTTTGCAATCCTGAAAATACTGCAATATCTATTAATTAGAAGTAAATGAATGCGTCAGCACATTTTAAGCATCTGTCCCTCGATGAAGCCAATGCTACACGATATGTACATTACGTGTTGCAAGTGGCAAGAGAAAAAACCGGTCTATTTTGCTAAGTGCCCATGTTGAGTGTCTTAGGGAAAATTGTATTACTGTTGTCTGTCGTGATTTATTAGGAAAAATACTCGAGGCTTGACGCCAAATTATATATTACTGCTAGAATCTTAATTCTTACCACAGAGCGTGAAAATGGCACCTCCATTCTCTTATCGACTACAAAGATGCGAAAGTTTGACTTTTTTGTGTCCCTAACTATAAAAATATTTTGGTGAATTGGAGGAAACTTAATTTAATAGCTGGGCTCTAAATGtttctttttcttattcttaCGAGAACTTCTATACCCGTGGAGAAAACATGGATCTTCACTATCCACTTTCACACATCTTTACTATGTAATGATTTGATTTTTTACACTTTCTGAACCAAGAATTCTACCTTCCTCTTTGAGCAGAGCCTTTCAACTGAAGTTACTGAGGCATACAATGTCATTCCTAATATGGTGAGTAATCATTAATGAACTTATTTCATTTGATATGTGATGGTACAGGCTTTCGCATTTCCTAGCTATTGGTTACATCAATGTTAAATGTGCTGAGTATCTACTATCTAGCTTACATTGCTAGAAAACCTATATCCTTTCCAAAAGAGCTCTGGTGAGTTTGTCAAGAGAACAATTTTTAACCTTCATCATAGCCCATTAATATTGTAATAGAAAAATGATGTACAACTTGTAATATTAAATTCCCTTCATTTTATGACAGCCCTTTTAAATGGTAATTATGTGGTGTCTATAATATGAATGGCTATAAGTTAATCTATGTGCTTGTGGAAAATGGTGCAAGTGGTGGTTCAAAAGGCACTGATATGGGGACACGGAGACAAGGATACTTACACGGGGACATGGGATCAgcaagtgtgtgtgtgtgtgtgtgtgtgtgtgtgtgtataaaGACAAAATGATAACAACAGAGGATACTTAAGATTTGGAACACCATCCCTAAGTTCACCCGCTTCACTGTCAACGCTAGCATTGTTGTTGCTTCACTCCCAAATGCCATGCTCCCTGTGCTAATCAGCAACAAGTGAACAGCAGGTCTGCAATAGCAAATCGAGCAAGTCAGCAACAGTAACTAATTTAGGACAGCAGCAATGGCAGGCAATAGCAGCAGCAAATCAACAGCAATAAAGTAGCAACAGCAGCACAGTAGCATCAATAACAGGAATGACGGGGAAGAAAGAGGAGGGAGGGAAGAGATGAGGGCAGAGGGCGAGGTATGTTGCTCCGTCGCTCGAGCTTGCTTGCCAATGGAAGAAGAGCAGTAGCAGCCAGTACAGACGGTGGTGGCAATGAGTACAGGAGGCGGCGTGGTTGCTGGAGGCAGAGGCACAGACTAGCTCGCGGTCGATTTGGCGCTTGTCTGTTGCCTCCCCAGCATAGTTAGGGTTGTAATTGACTGGCATTGGGCTCCCGTATCCCCCTGTGTCCATACTGTATCCCTGCCGTATCACAGTGTTCTTTTTTAGATAAAAATAGATGGAGGATAGCCGTATCCGTGCTTTTTAGTCCAAAACAGGATGGTTCTTGCTTGAAGTGAGAGAAAGTTTACCTTTCGCCGTCATTTTTCTAAAGGAACTCCTGCTGGCACTATTTTCAGG
The Aegilops tauschii subsp. strangulata cultivar AL8/78 chromosome 3, Aet v6.0, whole genome shotgun sequence genome window above contains:
- the LOC109764751 gene encoding DNA ligase 6 isoform X3 gives rise to the protein MASLLCSPASKSLSVTTSTLFLSSLASLTPAHTHPLSASAATPPVPASVPPTGLIPNSRFLVDAFRHAGDFSVAYFLSHFHSDHYAGLGPSWRRGLVFCTAPTARLLASVLSVPPELIVSIDIDVRITVDGWSVVAVDANHCPGAVQFLFTSPGPNPERYVHTGDFRYTHSMRSNPNLLEFVGADALFLDTTYCNPKFTFPSQEESLEYVVNTIKQVKEESGAAGERVLCLIATYVVGKERILLEVARRCRCMIHVDSRKMEILTVLGFGGEKGVFTEDASATDVHVIGWNILGETWPYFRPNFVKMKEIMVERGYTKAVGFVPTGWMYETKKEGFAVRVKDSLKIHLVPYSEHSSYDELRDYVKFLHPKRVIPTVGVDGGKLDGKEAIALQKHFVGLVDETANKHEFLMAFNRRSAHASLSHEDVLAKCCREQDGEEFALPENNSVSELPDNSEIKITEGMKKELSDFLPSWVNQDQIQGLLMSSGGDVVQSASAFFERERDFFEEANVSNNEKPKSVEIRTSDHGSSADTSSQQEVPSFSQKPMEHSAKLVNLTPVRMNSNQTKKERKRGSSTVNKSKKKGKSTASTEAGGRKQPTITNYFGRAPAAASKSESANKVTVDPHQNNGENNNQSMDIVESHKQGVDQLLQIVDGSMSRESAISLLEKTKGDVNVAVDMFYSKIQNNNVPDSDKSIVPQNTQNEMIDKYDNTNMVHNSSQATPKMQNLYVQTSVAQADSMNISLPVEKYLPIEHACWTAGHPAPYLHLARTFDLVEREKGKIKTTAMLCNMFRSLLALSPDDVLPAVYLCTNKISPDHENMELNIGGSLVISAMEESLGTSKSKIHEMYKTYGDLGDVAQECRQNQTLLAPPRPLSVRDVYSTLRKLSAISGGGSAGRRKILVLHLIRSCREMEMKFLVRTLVRNLRIGAMMKTILPALAHAVVLHEKCSTGPVVSLEGVKSQLQSLSTEVTEAYNVIPNMDLLVPSLLCEGATFAASSLAMVPGTPIPPMLARITNGVTQALKLFHGRAFTCEYKYDGQRAQIHRLTDGSVQIFSRQMKDSTSRFPDLVNMIKELCNSEVASFILDAEVVGIDRNKGNRLMSFQELSSRERGSKNSSIAIQNIKVDICVFVFDIMFCNGQRSCHVGCLMEMFAINYTSTYVLYGWFIIE